One part of the Palaemon carinicauda isolate YSFRI2023 chromosome 23, ASM3689809v2, whole genome shotgun sequence genome encodes these proteins:
- the LOC137616913 gene encoding single insulin-like growth factor-binding domain protein-2, with product MASALVKALSILVCLVALIKSTEGLSNPHCFYVRDCPNLTKFDCPFGIVTDIYRCCDTCLKGPGEECGGLLSEFGICGRYLTCKRNNIPNYPGSNYIPGKCA from the exons ATGGCGTCCGCCCTCGTCAAAGCTCTTTCCATTTTGGTGTGTCTGGTAGCACTTATAAAAAG CACCGAGGGCCTGTCGAATCCCCATTGCTTCTATGTAAGAGACTGTCCTAACTTGACGAAATTCGATTGTCCTTTCGGAATTGTGACGGATATTTATCGTTGTTGCGACACTTGCTTAAAG GGACCTGGGGAAGAATGTGGGGGATTGTTGAGTGAATTTGGGATTTGTGGTCGGTATTTAACCTGCAAACGTAATAACATCCCCAACTACCCAGGTTCCAACTATATCCCTGGAAAATGTGCGTAG